The window aatctgcAGGCCACTAATACACCACACtctatgaaaaattaaaaatctcttgaTTCTATATTCAAATACACCAGGgtagtctgtttttcttttttgagatattCCAACTGACTCCAGATttagacatttctttcttttttttaggataTAAAGTCAACTTTATCTACTAGGCATTTCTTGTTGACTTCTTCCTGTGTTCTCCTTTATTCTCCTCCCTTTTTAACATTAGCAACTTTATGGCTACTCTTCAGTCTTTTTTCCTTATAACAGACTGTATCTTTCAACTCTATAAGGACAccattactttttcatttatcttcccttccctttcatcATCCCCATTTGAAAACTGTACTTCCACATTATCAAGGGTGATAACATCTGCATTCCACTTTGTAACCATAATTAAGTgttctcttaaaaagaaatagaccATAAGCAGTATTTacattcattgttattatttaaatattattcattaaaaagCCAAGCTTTGGGCTATAACtggatttccttctctttggcTCCAAGGTCTTGCACGACTACTACTCACAGGGACACTGAAAGAGGAAGCTTTCTCACACTCCAAATCTCTGTTCAAAATCCTGCAGCATTTTACATTGTTTGGTATTAGAAGGATGCTTTTTCTGCAcagttttttttctgattgtcaTTGTTTTCTCTGGTGGAATGAAATAAACATATGCCTTCCACATCATATCCTTAAGATCTTCAACTTCTTATTCAACGTCTTGTATACAATCCAATCCAATATTCCCGAAATTTAtggtttcttattttaattgGGACCATGGGCTTGTTGTACATTAAAAAGTTCTTTCCCGAAAATTTTagcaactttcttttttcataatgcAGACTGTtcgtctgtttttgttttaaggatgAACAGCTTCTTAAATACTGTCGTGGGCCTGAATTAAATTCTTCGCTCTTCCCGGAAAATCGCGTGTCTCCTTTCCCTACTTAGGGCAGCCTTTCCGCGACTGGCGGGGGAGGTCGGCTAAGAGCAGGGAGCCCAGCCCCGGAGGGCGCCCAGGCGCTCTCGCGAGACTGCGGAGGTTCTTAGCGGTAACTCCACTTGGCCGCCGGGCCTCGGGTTCGTGCGCCATTGTGCTGGCCCGGGAGGTTCTAAATGTGTACCTGCAAGCGGATGTTCAGTATCACCGAGCCCGCGACGTAGAAGTACGGAAAATTCATGCGCAGCTGCCAGGCCAGCTCGAAGAAGGCGAGCAGGGTGCGGGAGAGCCCCTTGCAGAATACCCCGTACGAGCTGGGGGCCGCGGCCGGGCTCGAAACTCCGAGGGCCAAGGGAGAGGGCGCCGCCGCGTTGGCCATGGACCCGGTGTTGCCTCTCGCCCACTGCCTGGTGCCGGGGGTCACCGCAGGCCCCGCAGACATCCGGTCGACGGCTGGGACTGGGAAGGGCGGGGGCACTAAGCCCGCCGCTGAGCCGACGCCTGCGTCTCCGGCTGCGGCCGCTTTCTCCGGGGCGGGGCTCGGGCCCTGCAGCCGCTGGCGCTCCGCCCCTTCCTGTCTGCTGCTCAGGACGGTATTTAGCCTTTAGAGTTTAACACGTGGTACGTGCGGAACGGGCTATTTATGTATGTGTCATACATATTTCATATAACATACACGGACAGCCATgcaaatattataattttcactttaaaatgaagaaagcttCAAAAGGAAGATATAGGAAAATAAGTATGTTAAGAGTGTTAGGGAAGTTTTGAAAATCTATTTCTATGTCCTTCTATTGGACTTG of the Rhinolophus sinicus isolate RSC01 linkage group LG02, ASM3656204v1, whole genome shotgun sequence genome contains:
- the SMIM10L1 gene encoding small integral membrane protein 10-like protein 1, which encodes MSAGPAVTPGTRQWARGNTGSMANAAAPSPLALGVSSPAAAPSSYGVFCKGLSRTLLAFFELAWQLRMNFPYFYVAGSVILNIRLQVHI